The following are encoded together in the Lathyrus oleraceus cultivar Zhongwan6 chromosome 3, CAAS_Psat_ZW6_1.0, whole genome shotgun sequence genome:
- the LOC127132606 gene encoding uncharacterized protein LOC127132606, which produces MTIIIIASRQMELEHKTKNLFNSFASPREIFYLFTHTLLSLFLPLSFLLLAKLSEIQYYFQRYQKYDYSSPQNFPYILTLALHINPIILYFLVFIISIASLVHVLSDKIINLGGSSTIVQQPRLYIAWILLCVFQVFVGLGIEGTILVGLYDYESFSFVGVETSFLSRVVFLFGLHETTRVWCRMVVKPVVNDTVFGGVDRKERWVEKVVLAICLGILWWWKLRDDVEILVVMSEAKKDQLMEVGMNDFVGGWLYYLTIIIGMVKVGKGLVWIFMAMICSCRREMRNSMVEPSENDDKV; this is translated from the coding sequence ATgactattattattattgcttCAAGACAAATGGAACTAGAACACAAAACCAAAAACCTCTTCAACTCTTTTGCATCACCAAGAGAAATTTTCTACCTCTTCACACACACACTTCTAAGCCTTTTCTTACCTCTCTCATTTCTTCTTCTAGCTAAACTCTCTGAAATTCAATACTATTTTCAACGCTATCAAAAATATGATTACTCATCACCACAAAATTTTCCCTATATTTTAACACTTGCTCTTCATATCAACCCTATTATTCTCTACTTTTTAGTTTTCATTATAAGCATAGCTTCATTAGTTCATGTCTTATCCGACAAGATTATAAACTTGGGTGGCTCTAGCACGATTGTTCAACAACCTCGTCTCTACATTGCATGGATTCTCCTTTGTGTTTTTCAAGTTTTTGTTGGTTTAGGAATTGAAGGGACCATTTTGGTTGGTTTATATGATTATGAGTCTTTTAGTTTTGTTGGTGTTGAAACTAGTTTTTTGAGTAGAGTGGTTTTTCTTTTTGGGTTGCATGAAACAACAAGAGTTTGGTGTAGAATGGTGGTGAAGCCAGTGGTAAATGACACTGTTTTTGGGGGTGTAGATAGAAAAGAAAGATGGGTTGAGAAAGTGGTGTTGGCTATATGCTTGGGAATTTTATGGTGGTGGAAGTTGAGAGATGATGTGGAAATTTTGGTGGTTATGAGTGAGGCAAAGAAAGATCAATTGATGGAAGTTGGAATGAATGATTTTGTTGGAGGATGGTTATATTATTTGACTATTATAATTGGGATGGTAAAGGTAGGAAAGGGACTTGTGTGGATTTTTATGGCAATGATTTGTTCTTGTAGAAGGGAAATGAGGAATTCCATGGTGGAACCTAGTGAAAATGATGATAAAGTGTAA